Below is a genomic region from Vicia villosa cultivar HV-30 ecotype Madison, WI unplaced genomic scaffold, Vvil1.0 ctg.000442F_1_1_1, whole genome shotgun sequence.
aaaatattttttaactgaATATAATCGATTAGAACTAAGTGTTAATCGATTAAATTATCACTTCCTTAAGGAACAAGGAAATTTGAATGCACTCAGATCCTATGGAACCGCTATATATCAACTCTTTCCTATTTTAGAACTCATTACCATTATTTTTAAATGAACAAATCAATCGGCTTAATCGATTAGTAACTGTCATTTTGGCTTTAATGTTATTTCCTCTTTTGGGGAATTTCAAgcttataaatagaggtctcattCTTCGGTTCAAAGCATCTAGAAATCGAATTGTGTATTGACAAACaaacacacactctctctctctctaagttTTTATTTTCACTTTCTCTCACTAGTTCTTATAGCAAAATGATTTTGTGAGGAAAGATCTTTTGTGAATGAGGTGTCCTAGTAATTATGGATGGGTAGCATTGTATAAGTTCTCCATGTATGTTGTTTATGCATCTTGGATGAACATAGtccattttggaataaaaatatgtGGTTAGAAGCTAAACCTGTTAAAAGCTTTGATTGGGGATTGTGTGATCAGTTCCTATGTTTCTTTAGGTTGAAGATCGTTAATATTGATGAACCtcccttatggcttttaaaaattcttttttatttGAAGGTTGAATATTATCAACATTAATGAACTTACCATTAGGTTCATGGTTAGCCCGTTTAAAACCAAAGGTTAGAAGACCAACCTGTTAAAATCTCAAGAGGTTCTTGGTTATCACGTTAAACCAAATGGAGCTCAGATATTTTGTGGAGAGAAGATTAATCACTTCAGTCTACAGTTGGTAAGGAATCTTAGTCACTTCAGTCTTAAATTTCTAGGGAGAAGATGTAAACGATCATATCTTTTGTCTTGTATTATCAGAGTTGTAGGACAACcaccatttccttgtataagggggttcgtgaACTTCACATACTAAAACTTCTCAAGTATATAatggaaactctcaagatcaattcttggGGAGATGAGTAGGTCTTTTATTTTTTACTAAACCTCTATAGCTCTTAGTATTTTTTTCTTCTCCCCTTAACTCTTTtacttttcgcactttatttttatattccGCTACTcataaatagattttttttcaaactctgattttaatctcgaaaagttttcaaaaccatgtttttccaaaccacacaattcacccccttCTTGTGTGGGAATTCTCAAATCCAACATATGGAGAAATATACTTACAGGTACAATTATTTACAAATAATCTTAGTGGAAGATGATCTTGGTGGTTTTGTTGGTGTTGACAACACTAATGTCAAGCGGTGTTCGGTGGAGTCCTTGTGGATCTTTTATTAAGTAACTTCTCGTGATGGGTTCTATCAAATAATTCATATTAAACCTCATCAGATAGAAGAAATCAAGTTCCAAATGAAGTGCTGAATCCCTGATGAATTCAGGAATGGATTTTGAAGCTTCACggttgtgaaagagaggaagtgtgaaagctctcATCGTCATGTGTCTGAGTGATTAGTGTATTGTAAAAGTATGGAAGTATCTCCGAAGATACTAAGGCAACTCTCACACAcacattaaaatttttttaaaacctgTCTCATTTTATAAAATCTCCTAAAAAAATTTTACGCACATATATAATTGACTGCTAGCTTGGCTAAACCTTTAGGAGTGTTCTTTAAACTAGATAATCGATTAACACATAAGGATAATCTATTATCTCTTTTGTAATGTCTCCTAATAGTTTAAAGGATTTTATAACCAATTAGTGACAAAGGGTTTGAAAACCTTTCATATTTGGCATACATAATCGACTAACCTCGGGTCATGATCGATTATGCGCATTGAAAAGCCTATGGGTCATTTTTGTTTTCGAGCTATATTTTCTCCTATAAATAAGGGTTTTCACTAATGTTTGGTTCTTGATATTAGTTAGTGAAATCTCTGTTTGGTTTTGGGTATCAGCGTGTATAAAATCTATCATATATTGTAATAAAGGTTATGGGCATGTCCTTAAAATCTCTAGCCATTTTATTAGTGGACCTCTCAAGAATAAATTTTTGAGGAGAGGAGTAGGACATGTGGTAGACCGAACCTCTATAAATCTTGGTACAATTTCTGTACCCCTTTCTCTTTCTTCAATGTCTGATTTTCTTTCCTCTCTAAATACTTCTTTCTATTATACGTTGCTTTTCTCTCTACAGTAACACACAAAAATTCaaagcaaaatattttttaaattaatcatgATTTGTGTTGTTCACAATTCTCTCTCTCTAATCATGATTTTTGTTGTTCACAACTTTCTCTCTCCCCCCTCCCTCCCCCAAGATCCTTATTGGTAGCTTGTCCATCTGAAGCAGAATATAAAGCTATAACACATAttgttaataaaatattttggCTCAGAAGTTTGCTATCCAATTTTCAAAATCCAACAATTTTGCATTGTGACAATCAAACAGATTTAAATTAAGCAGAAAATATAATATTTCATGAAAGAATCAAACATATTAAAGCTGATTGTTACTTCAAGAGAGCATATACAAAAATGATCAATATAAAATGCTTACTTACCAACCAAATAACAACAAACATTATCACAAAAATCCTTAGACACAAAGACATTCCACAATCTCGTGTTCAAGTTAGGAGTTCATATTCCTCAATCTTCAACTTGGGAAGTATTAGAGAGTATAgaaggttaattaattaattgtattTCAAATCTATTTTAGTTAgttacttgttcactaagttagCTAAACTTATGCGTTTATTTAACTAAGTTCATATGCTTATTACAACAAACTCATATATCTATGCATTTCCAATTGTAACATATAAGTATCAACCTATATAAACGTGTACACATTATTTGATCAATGAATATATTGAAAATTAATTACATATTAATATAGTCATATATATATCTCTAATACTTTTCTTCCTTAAAGTAGATGATCATTTACCAAGAATCTTACTATCTAAAATTGGACCACTACTAACATGTAGACAACCAACTTAAGAAGCCTTAGCCACAAGGTTTCTAGAATAAGTTTATATTTTCATCCTAAAGAATATTCTACTGATCTAGAAGTTTTTGTATTGACATATCATTTTTCCTTCATATATATCATGAGTGTCATTATCATTATCAATTCCAACtataaaaagtcaacaaaaacctAACAATAATGCTTCCTTTTTCTTCCCTCAATTGTGGTGGAAAAGGCAGGCATTACATGAAGTCAAACTTATCTGCTGCTGAATGCTGAATGCTGAATGGTTCCACATTTCCACTATCTTCCACAATAattttccttcataaaaaccacTAACATTATGAAACTTCAcaagtgaaaaaaaaaaacatgtctcTATTATTATACAAAATCATTTTCTTATCAATTCTATGCACTTCAAGTGCAATATCACAAGACCCTTCAGGTGAATTCTGCAACAAAGACACAAACTTTAGCAGTGGAGGAAAACTATCAACCAATATTGATAAACTATTATCTGAATTAGCCCTTAAAACACCTTCCACTTTCTTTACTACTACCTCATATGGTAACAACAAAGACCAAGTGTATGGTTTAGCTCAATGTAGAGGAGACATCAACACACAAGACTGCACCAGTTGTATCCAAGATGCAGCAAAACAAATCCGACAACGTTGTCCGAACCAAGCCGACGCAAGAATTTGGTATGACTATTGTTTTTTAAGGTATAGTAACAAGAGTTTCACTGGTGAAGTTGATACATCTTTTGGTATAATTTATTATAACACTGGAAATGTAACTGATTCTGAggtttttaataaaaaacttgGAGCTTTGATGGATCAAGTTAGAGGAGAAGCTGTTGTGGCTAAAAATAAAGGGCTTGGAAAAGGGAAAAGTGTGTTGTCACCATTTGTGACAGTTTATGGTTTGGTTCAGTGTACTAGggacttggatgaggtatcttgTGCTCAGTGTTTGGCTATTGCTGTGAGCAATTTTCAAACTTTTTGTAATGATCGTAAGGGGTGTAGAGTTTTGTATAGCTCTTGTTATGTTAGGTATGAATTGTACCCGTTTTTCTTCCCTCTTGATTCGAGTAAAACAAGAGCTTCAAGTGTGGGAAAGGTTGTTGTTTATCCTTAAAATGGTCAAATGTACTGTCAAAACTCAAAAGTATGGCATTTCTTATTGCTTAAGCGTATTGCTATATATCAGCCTTTGAATATGGAATTTGTATTTGAAAATAAGACTTTGTTGTTATTATAAATAAGGTTAAATACGATTTTAGTCCTTACAAATAAGGGACCCTGCACTTTTAGTccctgttgtcataccccaaatttgtcctaccccttaactTTTATCTGGCTTATGTTTCCCATTCATATGCAtctcccattaggtcatctaacacatcatgcttcattaatcaataatctgacatgggatcaaggatcttgggaaTTAGGGTTCCTACTTCATTCAAGCTTGATTCACTTAGCTATTCTTTGAGCATTGGACTATGAAGGTTATGTTTGGATTCAGGGTTATTATTATGACAAGGCTTCCCTCTATGCTTCAAATCTCATCTTCAAGGAGAAATTTTGTCAAGACAAAAGGGATCTATGGATTGCTTTGCAAAGAGTAAGTTAGAGCGCAAGGATGTGGTTACAGACTCATTTTATGATCAAGATATTATTATTGCTCGCTATATGGGTGTGGCTGAAAAAAGATTCGAATTAAAGTCAAGATTTCGCTAATGCAAGATTTTCCCTAATATTTGATATTGAGATCAAAAGTCATATTGGAAAAGTCATTCACGGTATAAGCTCATTCAAAAGATGTATGTCTCAAGTTAATTATCAACATCCATTCAAGAATTAATTGGAAAATTCGAATTACAAAAAGCAAGAAAGAGATAAGTTCGGAGTTTTCGAGTGGCGAGGTTTCATATCAAGTTATCGTGGCTTTTATCTCATGAATACCATTCCTATTGAATTTCCTCACTCAAATGTGTAAAGATGAACGAGAAACAAGCTACAATTACAAagattcagaaaattcaaatatcTATACATTCATCCGATTTCAATTACACATTACACCTTTCAAAtacaaaaattgttctaaaatatTGATGTTATTTCTTGTTCCATCTTGTAAACCTTTTCTTCAAAGCTTCAAGCCATGTCTCCATTCCAACAAAATCCTGCACCAAGACAAAAACGGGAAACAAACTCAGAATTGACAACTATCTTTTAACCAAACTGCAATCATTAAACCAAACTCCTCATACTGCCACAGTTGCTAAGAGAAGTGACCAAGAAAACCATGCCCTGCGTTCATACATACATGATCACAATCAAAACTGACAGTTCAAATCAGTTTCCAGAACCTACACAAACAATTCACTTAACCAGCCTACATTCAAACAATCAATACAATTCAGCATTCAGTTCAGCCATGATACATTCAAAGCAAAACCAATTTACAAATCCTAACTACTTTGCAACTGACCCTTAACAACATTAAACAGAAAAAAACCAGACCCTACACCAAGccacatcaaagcaaacaaacaCCCCTGCTGCATTTTATCCAAACCCCATACACTCCAAAATACATTTGAAATAAGTCTTGATTCATAAAAAGCAAGTCAGCCCTGTATACATTCAACATCCACCCACCAAAATTCGCATTCGTACCTTCGTTCATCCTAACTTCAACAAAACATAACTCAAACACTAACCCTGCTGCCAGTCTCAACCATAACATACAAATACATACTCATTCCGTGTCAAAATCGTCCAAGTTTATTATGTACATATGACAAACCTAACAGCATACTCTATATCATGTGTCTCTGCTCACCAATTCACAATACATACATCACAAAACCCAAACATGTAACAACTTACAACTTTCATAACTAACTGTCATTAACCATATTACAAACATATAACTAACTTTCCTTCTCACCTTTCAATTTCAAACTATCACAAAAAACCTATAACCACTCCTAACAGACTTTCTAACAAAAAACCAGTTTGTAACAGAAAAACAGCTTGTAACAAATTCCCTAACAGTTATGTAACTACCTCCTAACAGTTGTGACAAACCCTAACTAACTTCATACTAACAGAACTAACCAATTCTTAACAGAAACAACCAACTTGTAACTACCTTCACATAACCATTAACTAACCAAAAACTAACCTAACAGTTTGTAACAACCTAACCACCTCTCAACTAACTTCAAAAACAACTCATAACAGAATCAGAAGAGAGGAAGGAGGAGAAGAATCAAAAACGGAAATATAACAGAAAAGGGAAGATTAACCAACCTCTATATAAAAGCTTCTCCACCATTCTCAGGGCTCTCTtcaccattttcttcttcttctctttcaatctcTTTCTCCACAACCTTCATTCAACCTTTCACTCCTCCATTTTCAGACCTTAACCATCTTCAacaaccatcatcatcttcatactCTTCATCTTGATcactcattcatcttcttcatctccttCAATCTGCAACCTTCAATCTTCAGAATTCACACCTCAATTCTTCAATCTCAAGAACCAATCTTCAATCACCACACTCCCTCTGCaacatcttcatcatcaccataacTCCTTCTTCAACGTACATTCACTGCTTCGACTCAGCAACCATCACAAACCTCGTTCATCATCTTCACTCCAtctcatcatcatcaattcaaccaACCTGCAACAACGCCGCCACATCACGAGCATCTGAGAATAAACAAAACGCAAACACCACAAGTGAGGGTGGAATCGGAGATGAATGAAATCAGACGCATACCAGAGCCTAGATTGGAGAGGCACCGTATGTTCTTCAGCTGAAACGCGACAAGGAGCACCAAGCTTTCTTCGTCGAACATGAAGATGAGAGATGAGCGAAGCTAATCGGAGACGGAAGAGAGATGGAGAACCGAGGCAAATCCAAGATCGCGAGAGAACTTGAGACGTAGACAGAGAGACGAGACGGAGAGGAATTTGAGTGGATCAATTGTGAGAGTGAAACCGAGGGATTGAATCGAAGACGAGAGAGAGAATCAAGATCGAGAAACTAGGTTCATCGTGCGGCCAGTTGATATTGGCACCACCGCGTTTTCGACGGAGAGGTTGAGTCTCGGCCGCCGTTCGCGAGTGAAAAGGGAAGAAGATCCGTTCAGAAGACCAACAGTCACACACAGagtaaccctaatcctaatttatttccCTCTTGAATTAATGTGTTAattaatatgattattattataagGTTTTCATGATATAATCAATTAACCTAAGGTTTGTGTATCTAATCAACATAAAGATTCTGCTAATGTAAAGTTTAATACTAATCTAAATCAATGGGTCATAAAGTCTGAATGTGGATACCCTTGGGCCTTGTACGAATTCAGTATACACACCCCCATAGGCCCATAACACTCCTTTTGGACATAAGGAACTATAACAAAAACAAGCATTTGGGCCAGATTTGATTGGGCCCTGCGACCTTACTTCTGCCTGCACCACTATTTTCAGTTTCACACCCCCTGTATCCCTATTATGTTCATGCTAGActttaggttttaattagtttttactatattttttttagataataaaaagggacaataaaatcaataaatttgTTAGACTTTAATCAATCATTTTATAATTTCTTCACATAGTacttcttttaatttttaggttCCAAAACAATAAACCtttaaaattttgttagatttttagatgGTTATTTCTCATGaaagctcataaaaatagtagactttttaggtttattttgacatttaaattcctttaaaaaaaagctcataaaaatagtagtctTTTTTAGCTTCATTttcgtactaatgcttgaatcgtttttgTGCTAGTTCCATGATATTGTTATATGATGTTTgcgtgattttgttacttgtatcTTTGGCCTCATTTTAGGCCTATCTTGTTAGTACCATCTtattgctccttttagaatctatcccatgttaacattaggatttagacttatatagacaacttagactagaatttaggattagttcccttttgcattctttttctttccaactttcaaaacattaataaaaggaagacgcgaatcacattaagcaagtgatagagaaatgagtgggattcattccctaatctatttctcaatcgcttagtggcatagaaacgagtgggattcattccctaatctgtttctcggtcactacttaatgggagagaaacgagtgggattcattccctaatctgtttctcaaacattaattaatgggagagaaatgagtgagattcattctctaatctgtttctcaaacattacataatgggatggaagtgagtgggattcattccctaatctgcttctcgatcattatacattttatgtgattcgaatcgtgaagtgaattcccttaaaaaacacccaaccaaaaacactttaaaacacctaacaatggttcagactaaagcaaagtagagaaagtggtgagtggcccggtattgggaactgttcatcactcatctatcctaaaagacacaaaccaagcatttcttttttcttttgcctcgttggcacctaagggcaatgtcatttccgttcgtatgcatcgtaggtcgtcccttatgcaagaacgtgaacgttgactccgcccaactaaaaaacacaaaaacaaacagaaaatcgtgagccgagctacggtaactctgattcctgaaaaggatacgtaggcagcggggtagggcccgtgcgagtacatttctttattttccctacattttgcattcacttcgcatttagacatagacatagatacacaccctttagatagaaacaaacataggtggataccatcgagtacgatgggcgtgaggggtgctagcaccttcccctcgcgtaaccgactcccgtacctagattctctggtcgcaagaccctgttccttcctttgttaggttttctgatattcctttcccttatgggataaatatattggtggcgactctgttcatttttcgcgagcgtgcgacagctggcgactctgctggggacgttgctagacctgttgctggtccatccttagtgagtcgatcctagcctatccgtttgtttgtttatttactgggtgtgctatgttttgtctatacgtgcctttatttattttatgtatttattttatgtttcgcatgtcctgtttactttcccgcttgcatatcatgtttattttccgcatgcatctggactatattatgggtccccgtgggggccacatatttttctgctttgttttgcaggttgggtgggttgtttctatgaggtaaaaggcccaatacccaggccagagtggacacataggatacctaggatagagtggatagtcatgacgccaacagaatgtcaggttctgttgattgcgatcatgagacccacgaccagtcgaggttcaaatgagataccgttgttggcatgtatttgcgacaatgatggtgtttcaggagaactgattacgctggaagccattgacctaccttgacctagactacacctgtgagtggggtgggatatacatggcaggtaccgttggtgactattctgttctgttggtgactattctgttctgttggtgactattggttttcctggtattcaaaaaggtgtcggacctttgatcctgtgacatttgacctgtatcagttattcagaggattgtacagtggttactaagattatatggaccgttgatcccatgcttttgcattgcataacatcattgctttgtccactccattcatgaaagatcctaaagtctatttccaaaacaaaaagagaaaagaaaagaaaagaaaagatatgtaaaagaaaaggaaatagaaaagcaaaaaagaaaagaaaagatattctatacaaaaaaaaggaagctttaattcaaaaaaaaaaaaagaagaatgaaagtgtgtgaaaagactttaggatctctcataaatgaaacatgcattcatactatcatgcatttcatggttctttcaaagacttatgggaccatttctattcagattccaagatcaacaacaaatttgacttctcaccgccacgactccaaaatcaactatggaacaactccgtgaggaaatggatgagatgaaggaacaaatgggtcatcttatgttggagatgcgagacttggtccgtaatcaggatgcactaaaagaggagaatagtcagttgaagactcaattgagcttagtcatggaagttctgaaaacagtactaagaaaggaaggggatgttgttcctactgctgcaacagaagttgttgatcccttctcttcagtaggatcccttcccactcatggaatgcctcagggagctctccctcaaccccatgtgccattacctccatgccaatctgttcttcaaggaggccaaatgtgtgggaaaaagcttaagaaacctcagagaattctcaatcctatcccgatgccttacgctcagttacttccccgtttgctggagcttcggttggttgagctacgagaattggatacgcctgaaaagcttccccccacctttgatgccaatgctcgatgtgagttccattctggggcacctggtcatgatattgagaattgtagggcgctgaagcagcaaattcaagatctcattgattcaaaagtgattttgttcacccccgagggtatgtttgttcaaggaaatggggttccaactgcggtggaagaaaaggttgattcgtacttctatgtcagatccacttcaaatcagaagcataatgcaccatcttgggttccaggtttcccacctcatcaatctccatttgtttcacagccagatcaaaagaggaagacacctgaacagaatgggtattggaatcattgccatcagcagggtccacaaatgccaaggagaccaccaagaaggattgacccaattcctatgacctatagtcagctgctttctcatttgctcaaggattctttggtccaactaaaggagtttaagccccctccaacatcgattcctcaaggatatgacttaaatgcaaggtgtgagtaccattctaggacatctggacattcaactgagaattgtaatattttgaaacacaaagtccaagatctcgttgactccaaagtaatatcattcactccaaatggcctgcgcataaaacgaagagttcatgcctaagtgaatgcccgtattccagagagtatcaaaaaaaaaaaaagaagaataagcccagaaggagtcaagtctcctcaactatggcaatcatcatttcctttctgtgttctcatttcaagtatttcctgttttgtagaaggctacttccttgtctgaactcgttggtatggtaATAacgaaagcaccacaaattctcgaacaactttgtcagaatcttctttccAAGAGGTAATCAAGAATTTCCTGTAGAAgcgcctctcattctcaaggttcttgtgctcagttgtatctgtggaggttggtgtttcagttggtgtttgagttctctttgcaacaaataccttctctaagtttggtgactaggcaaggttcctccatgttttatggcaaatacttcttcaatgaatatgcttggggctcccgcacgagggataagcaagacgcactcttatcttgagcattgcatcatctgcattgctcgaatccctaaagcattacaaattcttgggtgacttggtcagaatcttcttctgtgtggtaatcaagaatgttctacACAacacttctcattctcaaggttctcgtgctcagttgtatccctgAGGGTTGGTGTTCCAGTTGGTGTTTTGATCTTTCTTCACAACAGATAGCTTTTCTAAGTTGGATGGcaatgcaaggttcctccatgtttgatggtgaatacttctccaacatctatgcttggggctcccgatcgagggataagcaagacgtactcttatcttgagcattgcatcactcgcattgctcgaatccctaaagcaaagGAAAAGTTTACGAcccatgggtgacttcgttggagttctcttttggagtaatctgaagtgtttggaaagaactgcaaaaagtattcaagatcaataagtccagacggagtcaagtctcctcaacaatggcattcatttagtttctttattgcattctcatttgtaacatttcattgtttgtttaagcattgctagcatgtaaaaacttgttaatttctgaatgaaaatcataatacattgtttatgtttgtcttgaaaccacccattcgttatcactcataaaatgttttggcattacgataccaactttactaattgcttgcttatgcaaaaagctgagggagagtgatgaaaaataaaaatgcaaaatctctaatcatgtgtttttgaataaaaaccctactgaggatgtacaggcattatttcaaatccccaaacaccggagatataagggagatagaccctcgttaacccctttgagccttgaagaaggagtttcttttctaatcataaaaaaacccttattttaaccttggggcagggtagtgttcatttaacttgatcgagtgttcaaaactcaccaaaaaggtatgaatctaaggatacaacaatggttatccctccaaaggttgaggaatgtcaaaaccgcaatgattatccttattccatcaagagatcaaaagatgacgatgccacaatggttatccctcatcaatcagagaatgaggcagtcacaatatttcaaacaaatcgagagcaacacgatatcacacgacttgttcaaaaaaaaaaaacaacaaaagaaaaaagagagcccgctaagtcaacaacatgaaaacaatgacttaggcaaaagttagggcatcccgctggacttcaaaaatttacaaaagaatttgtccaggcaaaagttagggaaagcagaagcgaaaaacaagaattacaaaataaaaatccttctcaaaagaacaaagttgtgTGACCAGACACCAAAGAATAAAAGTgcgtgactgccatgtccaaaaacaacctcattgattcctcaaccaccccaaattccttgtgagggatgaacactcatgtcgagttaactgaacataggaatgaagaacatcacgaagggggtgggtacaaataattttgagcctaaaaatcctttgttttctaaaaaccgtgaacccggccaaattacaacccttaaaagtcctaattgaagtagggtttattttgaaatcacactccgatgagatagtgtttaactgactcccaatgaagcaagactcatatccatgttggtatcgtacgtttgctttatcttccatatgtaaaaaaatcgaggttgtgtcaactagtgattcagtcacaagaggtcgcaacctcatttcataaaaagttctttaaacttcaagactaacatacgctttgcattagaattatcattcttagaattaacattcttttgcatacaaatacgtgcttaacatcaaggaagttaccatgatgagaatcagtgagtaacttgatcatgtcaaagcaacaagacttgagaactccgaggagtaaaagctaatcatttcaaatgttgaccatcaaggggcaagttattcaaagaactccgttgggcatgaacagttaatgcttcctTTGATTACCTCgaagggaagagtttgaagactccgttgagcatggtaaagttgtttccacgtttgtttgacttctaaacaaagaaagcttgaggattctagtaagatgtacctaatc
It encodes:
- the LOC131628314 gene encoding cysteine-rich repeat secretory protein 55-like — encoded protein: MSLLLYKIIFLSILCTSSAISQDPSGEFCNKDTNFSSGGKLSTNIDKLLSELALKTPSTFFTTTSYGNNKDQVYGLAQCRGDINTQDCTSCIQDAAKQIRQRCPNQADARIWYDYCFLRYSNKSFTGEVDTSFGIIYYNTGNVTDSEVFNKKLGALMDQVRGEAVVAKNKGLGKGKSVLSPFVTVYGLVQCTRDLDEVSCAQCLAIAVSNFQTFCNDRKGCRVLYSSCYVRYELYPFFFPLDSSKTRASSVGKVVVYP